GGATGCTGCCGTGGGCCAAGGCACACATCAACCCAACTGGGCAGGCGCTCATCATCTCCACCGTCGCCGGGATGGCCTACTTCATCGTTGCCGACAAGACCATCCTCTCCATGGCCAGGAGGCACTCCTTCGAGGAAGCGCCGGAGCACCTCAAGAACACCTCCTTCCACTAATTAGGCTGTAATAGATCCATATTAGTAGTGCGCAATAAGCCGTATGCGCCGGCTCTATCGTACGTATCCGCTGAAAGATAGTATAATGTTCAGCACTTACCCGAGATCAGGCGAGGCTTGCAGACAGTGAGTGGTGTGGTGCACCTGCTCTTCTCTGCGTGCAATTAGCACTTATCTGATGAACAGTGGCGGAGCTTGGGCAAGAATCATGGGGGGGCCACTGGCTGGGGGGGGCAAACAAATTCACTATAGGTTGATTTTTGGTGCAAAAATAGGCCTAAAACTAAGATATATACATGTATTTTCTTGTGAGCTGGGGGCCACCACCCAGATTGGCcccatgaagctccgccactgctgaTGAAGTAATCATGCATGTATCCAGCCAGTAATCTTGAACTAATTATAACTTGCGTTTGTCCAACTTAGGTTCACCTACCATCACCCATATTGCATTTTCTTGTTTGTGGTTATCATTTGACATGTGGCAGTGTCAGAACATGCACAAGACCGAAATAA
The sequence above is drawn from the Triticum aestivum cultivar Chinese Spring chromosome 7A, IWGSC CS RefSeq v2.1, whole genome shotgun sequence genome and encodes:
- the LOC123153822 gene encoding early nodulin-93, which encodes MSTVTRAYLDQRLAVAKRCSREAAAVATVAAAVPTLASVRMLPWAKAHINPTGQALIISTVAGMAYFIVADKTILSMARRHSFEEAPEHLKNTSFH